In Runella sp. SP2, the genomic window CTTTCGTTCTTACTTCCTAAAATAAAGATTTTGCTCGAAGGCTCGCTCTCTCAAAAATCCGCTAATCAGGCTCAACATGAGGCATTTAACCCAAAACATTACCTTCAAGCAGAAAAAATAACTGACTTAGGCATTCAAAAAATTAAGTTAATTTGTAAAAAAAACAATGCCACACTCGTTAGCTTTCCCGTGGATGCACCGCTGCTTCGTCCCACCCAATCAAAAACACCCTACGAAGTCTTGATGCAACAAAATGGAATTGAGATACTTGGCAACGTACCAGAAGCGATTGCGAAACTAGAACGCGCTGGAATTTGTTGTCGAGCCAAGGATGAGGCGCATTGGAACCACCTCGGGCACCGAGTATGTGCCCAAGCCTTAATGAACCGTTTACAATTCGTGATAAATCACGCAAAAAAGCAATGATAGAACTTCCTGTTATCGCATCTGAGCGTAAAAAACGCCCCGATTGGCTAAGAGTTAAACTTCCGACTGGGCCAGAATACCGTAAAGTTCGGACGATTGTTGATACCAATAAGCTCCATACCATTTGTGAAAGTGGAAACTGCCCCAACATGGGCGAATGCTGGGGCGAAGGTACCGCTACGTTTATGATTTTGGGTAATGTCTGTACACGCAGTTGCTCGTTTTGTGCCGTAGCTACGGGCCGTCCCAACGAATATGATGCCGACGAACCGCGCCGCGTAGCAGAAGCCATCAAAACGATGGGCGTAAAACATGCCGTTATTACGTCGGTCAACCGCGATGAGTTGAAAGACCGTGGCGCCGAAATTTGGTACCAAACCGTCGTTTTGACCAAAGAACTCAGCCCCGCTACCACCATCGAAACCCTCATTCCAGATACCAAAAGCAACTGGGAAGCGCTTGAGCGCATGATTTCGGCAGGACAAGAAGTGGTGTCGCACAACGTAGAAACTGTGGCTCGGTTGTACCGTGCCGTACGTCCACAGGCCAAATACGAACGTAGTTTGGAACAAATCAAACGTACCAAAGCCTACGGAAAACGTACCAAATCGGGCATCATGCTTGGCTTGGGCGAAACCCAAGACGAAATGTTTAAAGCCATGGACGACTTAGTCGCGCACGGCTTAGACGTTCTTACGCTGGGTCAGTATTTGCAACCGACCAAAATGCACCATGAAGTGATTGAGTGGATTCACCCTGATACCTTTGCGATGTACCGCGAAGAAGGGCTCAAACGGGGCTTAAAATACGTGGAATCAGGGCCGCTGGTGCGTTCGAGCTACCACTCTGAACGCCACGTCAACGTGCCGATTTAAAACTCGAAGGCCACTATGAATAATAGTACATGCAAAACTACGACTTCATCATCGCAGGAGGGGGATTAGCAGGACTTAGTTTGGCCTATTACATGAACCAAACGGTACTGCGCGATAAATCCATCCTCATTATTGACCAAGACACCAAGTCCCAGAATGATCGGACTTGGTGTTATTGGGAAAAAGACCCTCAAAGTCCGTTTGATTCGATTGTGCATCGCCAGTGGAATCAAGTGTATTTTCATGGAACAAATTTTTCGTCGGCGCTTGAGCTTGGGCCTTATTCCTACAAATGGCTGCGGGGGATTGATTTTTATACGTTTGTCAAAACCGATTTAGCCAAAAACCCCAACATTACTTTTGTTCAAGAACGCATCGAACGAATCAAAGACACGCCTAACGGTGGTTTTATCATCACTGAAAATAACCAATACCTCGGTGGCTACGTCTTCGACAGCACCTATTCGTTGAAGCTCAATTTACCCGATTGCCATAACCTGCTGCAACATTTTAAAGGTTGGGAAATCGAAACTGACGTGCCAGTTTTCGACCCTAACTGCCCCGTGATGATGGATTATCGGGTGGAACAACGCGGCCTCGGTGTACGGTTTATGTATGTGTTGCCCGAAAGTCCAACGCGGGCAATGGTCGAATACACCATTTTTTCAGACAAACTTCTCCCCACAGCCGAATACGACGCCGAACTTCATGCTTACATCAAGGAGTTCCTAAAAATCAGCGATTTTCGGATTGAACACGAAGAATTTGGTGTCATTCCAATGACCGACGAACCTACGCCTTCGCTGGAGGGAGAACATGTTTTTCGCATTGGTACGGGAGGAGGCTACGTCAAAGCTTCGACGGGCTATGCGTTTCAGCGTACGCAGCGATTTACGCGTGAATTGGTCAAAAATTTGGTCACCATTGGAAAACCTCTTCCCCCAAAACGCTCCCTCAAAAAACGCTTTAAAGACCTGCTTGACAGCACCTTGCTAAACGTTCTTCTCAAAAGCCGTGCTTCGGGCAAAGAGGTATTTACCGCGCTTTATCAGAAAAATCCTACGCCGCGCTTATTTGCTTTTCTGGATGAAGACACTTCGCTCATGGACGATTTAAAAATCATGTCAACCGTTCCACTAAGTGCTTTTACCAAAGGCATCTTTGATGTTCTACGCAAAAAAATCTAAGCGGGAAGCTTCAACCAACCTATCATCTGGTAAATTATGTCAAACATCCGTTTAATCATAGAAGAACGAGCAGCCAGCATTGGCAACTTTATGGTAGGGCGGCTACTTCCTTTTCGCCAAAAAAGGTCGGTGGGGCCGTTTGTGTTTATTGACCACATGGGCCCCGTAAAAATGAGTGAGCGGGAAAATATGGATGTTTTACCTCACCCACATATTGGGCTTTCTACCCTAACTTTTTTATTTGAAGGAGCGATCCTCCACCGCGATAGTATTGGTAGTGAACTAGAAATACAACCTGGTGCAGTCAATTGGATGACGGCAGGCAGTGGGGTTGTGCATTCTGAGAGAACACCAGAACGGCTAAGAAATTCCTCCAAAAGTCTTCACGGTTTACAGATTTGGGTGGCTTTACCAAAAGAGTTGGAAGAAATATCACCTTCCTTTACCCACATTCCTGCCGAAGATATACCGCATTGGGAAGATGGCAATTTGTCATTTAAGCTAATTGCAGGCGAAGTATTTGGGCACACTTCGCCTGTTCCTGTTCATAGCCCTCTTTATTTTATTGAGATAAAAAGTAAAGAAGCAGCCCGTGTCAGCCTTGGCGATATACTTTATGGCGAAAGCGCTTTGTATATCCTTGATGGCTCCATTTCAAGCGAAGGAAATGTGTATGAACCAAAACAAATATTGATTGCCAAAGACACAAAACTTTGCACATTTAATATGGCTGCAAATTCTACAGTCTATATTTTTGGCGGAGAAGCATTTCCTGAGGAAAGATTTATTGATTGGAACTTCGTCTCATCAAGAAAAGAGCGATTGGCGCAAGCAAAGCAGGATTGGAAAAATCAAACTTTCCCTAAGATCTCGGGCGAAACTGACTTTGTTCCTTATCCAACATTTAAAATTTAAAAAACAATTCGACCATGACTATTGAACAATTTAACAGAGAATCCAAAGGATTTTTTAAAGCATCGGAAGATGGCAAAGAGGCTGGTAGAAAAACTTAAAGATCATCCCTTTATGTCCGTTTGCCAAAAGTGTTTTTGACAAGAAAGAGGAGATAAGGGATGTTCTCTAGTAAATGAGGTATAAAACCTAAGCAGGATTAGCCGCCGCATCCACCCACAAATGGCTATTAGCGTGCAGTTTTAAGGCCGAAGCGGGTAGGTTTTCGCCTACGGGTTCGTTGAGGACGCGCTCAATAATGGCTTTTTTCTTCGCACCGTTGGCAATGACAATGGCTACTTTTGCCTCCAACACATGGCGCAGTCCCACCGTAATTCCTTGGGTTAATGGAGTGTTTGACTCAAAATATTTTTGCCCCACCGAAGCCGTTACCTCCTCTAAATCAGACACGTGCGCATAGGTATCAAACGACGTTCCAGGCTCGTTTAAACCTAAATGCCCGTTCATTCCAATTCCTACCATAATCACATCCAAGCCACCACGGCTTGCGATAAATTCATTGACGCGGTCGCATTCAGCGGTCAAATCATCGGTGAGGCTATCAAAAAACGAAACGCGCTCGGCAGGTATGCCAAGAGGTTTAATCAACGGCCCGTCAATATACGAGCGGCAACTCCCAGGGTTGTCGGGTGAGATACCCACCCATTCGTCCAAACCCACAAAAGTCGCTTGGTCAAAATCGCCAGGCTGGGCTTTGGCTACAATTTTTTGGAAAGTCAACAACGGTGTTTCGCCCGAGGCCACACAAATCGTCGCCGTCGGTTTTTGGCGAACATAGTTCAAAATAAACTCAGAGGCGTGTTCTGAAAGGGCTTCGTAATCGTCAAATACGTGGTAATTCATGCGTTCTTTTTTCTAATTCAGTGATGAGTTGTTGGATGTGTTGGGGCGAAAATAGCTTTATTTTTCCTTTGTTTTGTTCGTTTCTGGGCAAATCAAAAAGTACAATCACTTCTTGTTCGGACGTTGTGACATGGCGACTGTATTTTTGCTCTTTAAACTGCCTAGCCCGTTCAGAATTGAGCATGACTGCCACTCGAAACGTTTTATTGAGGTACGTTAAAGTCAGATCTACTCCGTTGAAATAGTCGTCGCGCAAGGAATATTTCACCTCTTGAAACCGCCCTGATTCTTGGCAAAGTACAAAAAAATGAAAATCCCGAATCAGCGACGGAAAACTGCGCAACAACCTTGCTTTCACCGCATCGGCGTTGTAAATACGCCACGTCCCTTTCCGAAAATAGTGAATCCGAGTTTCGTCCAGTACCCCGAAATGTGCGCTTAGGTACTGCGTCCACAGTTCTTGCTCGGTAGGAAGTTGCCCTTTGAAGAACAAAAACTTATAAAACGCTAACGCAAAAGGCGGCAACTTTGCCTTTTCTACCTCTGCATCGCGCACAAGATTTTCGCCCGAATAGTTCAACGTTGCTACTTGCTGCTCAATCAACCCCGACGTCCACGTAATTTTCCGCTCATAAAGCACACTTTCTTTTTCTAATCGAATTTCGACCGTGGTGCCGTCGGCAAAAGTTTCGGGGAGCGGGTATTGCATAGGACTGAATGTTTAGCGTCTCTGACGCAAACTGCGAAACTATTACTTCAATCCAAAGAAGACGCGCAAAATTTTTATTCGCTTGATAATCAACCAATAAAGCCCTATACTAATAAGTAAAGACAACGTACTTACCAAAAGAAAACCAAGCCAAACGCCGATGTTATACTTTAGGATATAAAAACCAACGACGACAATGACGGTTTGGTGCAAGATGTAAAAAGGATAAACCGCCTCGTTGAGTTGGCTGAGCGCAGGATGCGGGCGGTTGAGGTATTGATAGCCGTAGGCGACAGTCGCTACGACCGAAAACCACGTCAAACAAAAAGCATTGATGTCCCAAACAACGTCGTACCAAGTCACATCGTCCCACTCAGGATAAACGAATCTACGTAAGATGTATAAAGTATATAAAACAATCGTCGAAAGTAGCGTAGCACGGCCATACATACGACGTTGGCGCGCCATTTCTTCCCAAAGTACCCGCCGACTTACCAACAAATACCCACCCCAAAATAGCAATAAATTAAACGTAAAATACGCCCAATCGTCCACCAGTGCGTGAGTTTCGTCGGGGAAATACGGTTTGAGCGCCACTTGACTCACAATCAACACCAATGCGTAGCCCAATGCACCGCCTTTGTAAGAAACCCATTTTTCGATCGTCTGACCAAAACGTTCGCCTTGGGGAGTTTTTAACCAATGAAATAAAGGAATGCTACCAAGAGAATACAAAAACAAATAGGCAACAAACCATAAGTGATGCCAGCTAAAACTTCCTTTGGGATAGGCAACAAAGTCAAATACGGTTCGATAAAAATCGGCGTAAGAAGCAAAGTGAATTCCGTTAAAAATTCGTTCGTAATAAATTTGGGGAGGCACAACGACGAACATCCCAAAAACGAGCGGTATAAACAATCGCTTTACTCGCTCAGACGCATACCCACCCAACGAACGCGTACGAAGAGCAAAGTAAGTACCCGCACCCGAAATAAAAAACAACAGTGGCATCCGCCAATAATGCAACCAAATCATCACCCAGCGCATGACTTCGCTTTTTTCGGTGCTTTTGATGTGCCAATCCCAAGGCACGTAAATCATCCCGACGTGGTAATAGAGCAAAATAATGATACAAATAACCCGCAGCCAATCGAGGTCATAGCGGCGGAGTGAAGAAGATGAGGGTGTTTTCATAGATGTTTATTTTTGGGACAAAACAACCTCATTCCGCCCATATCCTCCCTATTTGCCGTTAAAATCGAAGTTCGTTCTTATCGGGAAGTATGAAAACCCGTAAATCCTGACCAATATTAGCCCCCAAAACTGACTTTGGTCATATCCTTCCGCTCGGTTGTGTTGCATTTTTGACTAATTACAAAATGCCCATCCTATGTCGCAATCTATTTCACCCGTCGTAGAAGTTCAATGTTACCACTGCGGCGCCGACTGCGAAGACCACGTCATCGTGCATGACGATAAGCCGTTTTGCTGCGAAGGTTGCAAAACCGTTTATGAACTTCTTCAAGAAAATCAACTCTGCAACTACTACGACCTGACGCAAAACCCAGGCGTATCGCCCGATAAAAATTACTACGCAGGCAAATACGCGTACTTAGACCTGTCCGAAGTTCACGATAAAATCATTGAATTTACCGACGGTCGCCAAACGCACGTCAACTGGTTTTTTCCTCAAATGCACTGTAGTTCGTGCGTGTATTTGTTGGAAAATCTCCACCGCTTGCACGAAGGCGTGATTTCGTCGTTGGTAAATTTCCCCGAAAAGAAAGCCCGTGTTGTTATCGACGAACAAAAAATTAGCCTTAGCAAACTTGCCGAGTTACTTACTTACATCGGCTACGAACCTTATATTAGTTTGCAAGACATCGAAGCACAACAAGCTCCCAAAACCAACCGTACGCGTTTGTACAAAATCGGGATTGCGGGTTTTGCTTTTGGCAACGTCATGATGATGAGTTTCCCCGATTATTTTGGGTTGGGCGATACGCATCTGGACCACCATTTACAAACGATGTTTAGTGTATTCAGTGTGGTATTGGCTTTGCCCGTATTTTTTTACAGCGCTTCCGACTTCTTCGTTTCGGCTTGGAAATCCATCCGCGAACGCTTCCTCAACATTGATGCGCCTATCGCATTGGCTATTTTGGTCACTTTCGTGCGGAGTTTGTACGAAATTGGCACCCAAACGGGCGTCGGTTACCTCGACTCCATGACGGGCATTGTGTTTTTTATGTTGTTGGGTCGGTATTTTCAAGACAAAACGTACTCCGCTATTTCGTTCGACCGCGATTATAAGTCCTACTTTCCAGTAGCAGTGACGTTATTGAGCAGAGGACAAAGGGCGAAGGGCGAGGGGCAAGGGGCAGCAGACTTCCCTTCTGTCATACCGACGAAGGAGGTATCTAACACAAATAACCAATCCCCAGTCACCAATCACCAATTATTAGTAACCGACTTACAGCCTGGCGACCAGATTTTGATTCGTAATAAAGAATTGATTCCTGCTGATGTACGCCTTGTGAGCGAACGCGCGATGATTGATTACAGTTTTGTTTCGGGGGAATCTACGCCCATTGAAAAAACGCGTAATGAACTCATTTATGCAGGTGGCCGCCAAATCGGGGGAGCGATTGAGGTCGAAGTGACCAAGCGGGTATCTCAAAGTTATCTGACGCAGCTTTGGAACAACGACTCGGCCACGCAACAACAGCAAAATGCCCAACAAACGATGGTGGGTAAAATCAATTATTACTTTTCGTGGGCGTTGTTGTTCTTAGGATTTGGGGCTTTGGCGTACTGGGCCGTTTTGGGCGATTTACCAAGAGGCATCAACGCCATTACGACGATTTTGATTGTGGCCTGTCCTTGTGCGCTGTTACTTTCCGATACGTTTACCAACGGTAATATGTTGGGTATGTTTGGATCGAATAAACTGTACCTCAAAAACGCCCAAATCATTGAAAATCTGTCTAAAATCGATACGGTTGTTTTTGATAAAACAGGAACACTTACGTTGCCTGACGCAGCTCACGTTCAATTTATTGGCAAACCACTTACGCACATTCAACAACGAATCGTCCGTACCCTTTGCGAGCAATCGTCGCACCCGTTGAGCCGATTGATTGCCAAGTCGTTACAGCACGTTCCGCACGAACAAATGGTAAGTGATTTTCAGGAAATAGAAGGAAAAGGCGTTGAGGGAAAGCTAGGCGAGTATGTTACGGTACGGCTAGGCTCTGCGACGTTTGTTTCTAATGATAGTCAAGAAGTTACTCCACTTCAAGACAGCAACAGCAGCCACGTTTATTTTTCATTTGATGGCAAAGTATTGGGTTATTTTGACATTCAAAGCCAGTACCGCGACAACCTCGTTGATACCCTCAAAAGTCTGAAACAAAAAAATTACAACACCTATTTATTGTCGGGCGACAAGCCTACCGACGTCGAAATGTTGAGTGAATTATTTGGTTCGCTCAAGCAGCTAAATTTCAATCAAAAACCCGACGATAAACTTCGATTTATTGAGAAGTTACAACAACAAGGCCACAAAGTCTTGATGGTAGGCGATGGCCTGAACGATGCGGGGGCACTCATCAAAAGCGACGTAGGCATTGCCGTTTCCGACAACATCAACAACTTTTCACCCGCTTGCGATGGGATTTTGGAAGGAAGTCAACTTTCAAAGCTACCTCAGTTTGTTCGCCTAGCCCAAGCAGGCCGCAACATTGTGATTCAGAGCTTTATCATTTCGGTGGTGTACAACATCATTGGGTTAAGTTTTGCCCTTACGGGAAATCTTTCGCCCGTCATTGCCGCGATTTTGATGCCCGCCAGTTCGATTTCGATTGTCTTGTTTACCACGATTTCCAGCCGCATCGCCGCTTTGCGGAGGTTGTGAGGAAGGAGACGGGCTACCTCTTTAAAAAGAGCGGCGGCAAACTCATGGGATTAGTTTAGTAGAACTTGTGCGGGGATTCCAAGTCTTTCGTGAAAAAGTTTCGCAAGTTTTAATGTCAATGGCTTTTTACGATTCAGCAATGCCGACACATAGCTTTTGCTCCCAATCCAGTCTGCTAAATCCTTGCTTTTTAACCCCCTTTCTTCCATTTTTAATTTTATAGCATCAATCGGATCAGGGATAGGTATCTGAAAATGAACGTCTTCATAGGCTTTCACCAACAACAAAGCAACCTCTAAATAGTCTCCTTCTGGCGTATTGAGAGCGGGCTTGCGTTCAAATTGTTCATCAATCCATTCCATCATAAGTTCATATTCTACGTCGTTTTTAATCGGTTTA contains:
- a CDS encoding glucosamine-6-phosphate deaminase; translation: MNYHVFDDYEALSEHASEFILNYVRQKPTATICVASGETPLLTFQKIVAKAQPGDFDQATFVGLDEWVGISPDNPGSCRSYIDGPLIKPLGIPAERVSFFDSLTDDLTAECDRVNEFIASRGGLDVIMVGIGMNGHLGLNEPGTSFDTYAHVSDLEEVTASVGQKYFESNTPLTQGITVGLRHVLEAKVAIVIANGAKKKAIIERVLNEPVGENLPASALKLHANSHLWVDAAANPA
- a CDS encoding acyltransferase family protein, which codes for MKTPSSSSLRRYDLDWLRVICIIILLYYHVGMIYVPWDWHIKSTEKSEVMRWVMIWLHYWRMPLLFFISGAGTYFALRTRSLGGYASERVKRLFIPLVFGMFVVVPPQIYYERIFNGIHFASYADFYRTVFDFVAYPKGSFSWHHLWFVAYLFLYSLGSIPLFHWLKTPQGERFGQTIEKWVSYKGGALGYALVLIVSQVALKPYFPDETHALVDDWAYFTFNLLLFWGGYLLVSRRVLWEEMARQRRMYGRATLLSTIVLYTLYILRRFVYPEWDDVTWYDVVWDINAFCLTWFSVVATVAYGYQYLNRPHPALSQLNEAVYPFYILHQTVIVVVGFYILKYNIGVWLGFLLVSTLSLLISIGLYWLIIKRIKILRVFFGLK
- a CDS encoding heavy metal translocating P-type ATPase metal-binding domain-containing protein translates to MSQSISPVVEVQCYHCGADCEDHVIVHDDKPFCCEGCKTVYELLQENQLCNYYDLTQNPGVSPDKNYYAGKYAYLDLSEVHDKIIEFTDGRQTHVNWFFPQMHCSSCVYLLENLHRLHEGVISSLVNFPEKKARVVIDEQKISLSKLAELLTYIGYEPYISLQDIEAQQAPKTNRTRLYKIGIAGFAFGNVMMMSFPDYFGLGDTHLDHHLQTMFSVFSVVLALPVFFYSASDFFVSAWKSIRERFLNIDAPIALAILVTFVRSLYEIGTQTGVGYLDSMTGIVFFMLLGRYFQDKTYSAISFDRDYKSYFPVAVTLLSRGQRAKGEGQGAADFPSVIPTKEVSNTNNQSPVTNHQLLVTDLQPGDQILIRNKELIPADVRLVSERAMIDYSFVSGESTPIEKTRNELIYAGGRQIGGAIEVEVTKRVSQSYLTQLWNNDSATQQQQNAQQTMVGKINYYFSWALLFLGFGALAYWAVLGDLPRGINAITTILIVACPCALLLSDTFTNGNMLGMFGSNKLYLKNAQIIENLSKIDTVVFDKTGTLTLPDAAHVQFIGKPLTHIQQRIVRTLCEQSSHPLSRLIAKSLQHVPHEQMVSDFQEIEGKGVEGKLGEYVTVRLGSATFVSNDSQEVTPLQDSNSSHVYFSFDGKVLGYFDIQSQYRDNLVDTLKSLKQKNYNTYLLSGDKPTDVEMLSELFGSLKQLNFNQKPDDKLRFIEKLQQQGHKVLMVGDGLNDAGALIKSDVGIAVSDNINNFSPACDGILEGSQLSKLPQFVRLAQAGRNIVIQSFIISVVYNIIGLSFALTGNLSPVIAAILMPASSISIVLFTTISSRIAALRRL
- a CDS encoding lycopene cyclase family protein, yielding MQNYDFIIAGGGLAGLSLAYYMNQTVLRDKSILIIDQDTKSQNDRTWCYWEKDPQSPFDSIVHRQWNQVYFHGTNFSSALELGPYSYKWLRGIDFYTFVKTDLAKNPNITFVQERIERIKDTPNGGFIITENNQYLGGYVFDSTYSLKLNLPDCHNLLQHFKGWEIETDVPVFDPNCPVMMDYRVEQRGLGVRFMYVLPESPTRAMVEYTIFSDKLLPTAEYDAELHAYIKEFLKISDFRIEHEEFGVIPMTDEPTPSLEGEHVFRIGTGGGYVKASTGYAFQRTQRFTRELVKNLVTIGKPLPPKRSLKKRFKDLLDSTLLNVLLKSRASGKEVFTALYQKNPTPRLFAFLDEDTSLMDDLKIMSTVPLSAFTKGIFDVLRKKI
- the lipA gene encoding lipoyl synthase, which translates into the protein MIELPVIASERKKRPDWLRVKLPTGPEYRKVRTIVDTNKLHTICESGNCPNMGECWGEGTATFMILGNVCTRSCSFCAVATGRPNEYDADEPRRVAEAIKTMGVKHAVITSVNRDELKDRGAEIWYQTVVLTKELSPATTIETLIPDTKSNWEALERMISAGQEVVSHNVETVARLYRAVRPQAKYERSLEQIKRTKAYGKRTKSGIMLGLGETQDEMFKAMDDLVAHGLDVLTLGQYLQPTKMHHEVIEWIHPDTFAMYREEGLKRGLKYVESGPLVRSSYHSERHVNVPI
- a CDS encoding type II toxin-antitoxin system HigB family toxin, with amino-acid sequence MFNIIARKTLLSYCLLYPKAAHALQEWYNEMILCEFKSFQDLKAVYGNASLVGDDRVVFNIMGNHYRLVVRMVFDYKVIQIKWFGTHTEYDKIDVKTVKYQPKQNPDIMELKPIKNDVEYELMMEWIDEQFERKPALNTPEGDYLEVALLLVKAYEDVHFQIPIPDPIDAIKLKMEERGLKSKDLADWIGSKSYVSALLNRKKPLTLKLAKLFHERLGIPAQVLLN
- a CDS encoding pirin family protein yields the protein MSNIRLIIEERAASIGNFMVGRLLPFRQKRSVGPFVFIDHMGPVKMSERENMDVLPHPHIGLSTLTFLFEGAILHRDSIGSELEIQPGAVNWMTAGSGVVHSERTPERLRNSSKSLHGLQIWVALPKELEEISPSFTHIPAEDIPHWEDGNLSFKLIAGEVFGHTSPVPVHSPLYFIEIKSKEAARVSLGDILYGESALYILDGSISSEGNVYEPKQILIAKDTKLCTFNMAANSTVYIFGGEAFPEERFIDWNFVSSRKERLAQAKQDWKNQTFPKISGETDFVPYPTFKI